The genomic stretch cgcctaagccagaacacccaacgatcattcaacaccaaccgcccctcctcctaccgtagccaagaagcccaaacctcacaaaaccaaaacatccaacaaccctatctctaccaaacacctcaacaacctttccaacctttcctcgacgcacCGTTCACACtcatgtctcccttcaaccgtcccggtcgcccatcaatgagtcaaccacatcccaacttctctggcatgggtcataAGCTCAactacggcggtacaccatcgatgcatactgaagactatgccgacttgtctgactacctcaacaaACTTTCTCttgtagttggtagtgacgctcctgaCCCCTCAGATGCCCAAACACCGGTACCGAATCATTAACGTGGATTAGGACCACGGGTTAtggtagctagaggatgtgggaccggaggtcggttaggtgatctcggtcatcaccattaggtttctttaTGTAAAGTGTAAACggcaaattttattaatatcagttggtcttatatcaaatttatctatcacgtataccatttacaaaaaaaaattgcattttacactgaggctccaattgaattggcacctcctcttaagtcctacacaggggcgccaattggattggctagggcacctgccataaccaatccaattggcgcctcctttcaatttttaagagaagtctccaattcaattggagactcctcctaaaagtgggggTAGTTTGGAAATATTTTTTGAAACCGGAGATATTTTGgaaatttccttgaaaaagtgggttattttcGTAAAAAATTCAATTGTAGTTTCCCTAAAATATGAATAAATGGTGTAAATTAATTTTTATCATTTCATAAGGATCCGAATTCTAGTAAATATAAATACATTGGTATATATTTTCTTTATTCTAAGGTCTTATCTACTTTAGACTGAGGCACCATTCCCTTATCCTAAATATTATTCTATAAAAAATAAAAGAGACTAAAACATAATTATATATTTTACAGGAAACACCCTTACAGTTTTTTTAAAACAAGTTAAATTCCATTAAAATAAAACAAGtgaaataaattttattttatcttttaaaATTATACTACATTACTAAAAGAAAAACACCCCATGTATTTTTCTTTGCGTCGCATCCCAAAAATTAATTCTGGACCCCAATAGTAACCCAATTTGGAAGCCAAGATTAACTTCAACAAAATGATGACATGAAATTAATTTTCTTTGCAACACAAAGGTATTTGACAAATACAAAACATTACTACACACTAGAATTTGATACATCAACAAAGTAACTATATGTCAACTTGGTAATTTAAGCTATATGGTCACACATACACGCGGTATATGATATTTCAGATGTAAAGTCCATGACATGCAAACTACTCGATAGAAGGGTACAGAAAGTTGCATTTAAACTGTTGTAGGGTCGTTGATCACACCCAAGAAATCATCTTTTATGGTACCTATACAGAACTACAAAATAGAAAGGGGTAATAGGAACAATAATTAGACAAGTAACTTTCATATCCTATTAACAGCATTCATCTACCCAAAGTAAAAGGTGCAATATATGTGGGCTTACAATTTCAGTGGCGTCCACTCTAGTCCCGATTATCTTTAGTCTCACTTCACTATCTTTCTGGATCTTAACCTGTAGAAAAAACAAATGATCAATGCTACAAACATAGAAGAACAAACATGATATTGAACCCCTAAAAAACAAGTTGCTCTCTTCTTCTCCAATGAGAAGGTATTATAAATTATACATACTGATCCATCTGAAGTAGTGTAGTTTGGCATGTCTCCAGACTGGAATTCCATATCATCTGGAATCAACTGAAaggagaaagaaaaaaaaaagggcCTCAACAAGACATAAATATGAGAGAATAGTaataaagcaaaacaaaaaaGCAAGGAGATACTAAGAATAACTTAAGGCATGTCATGTCTTTTACTACTCTAATGTCGAGAATAATAAATGAGAAACAATTTTAGTGctgaaaatgaaaaacaagaataacAGTATCTTAGGTATAATTGTATAATATGAAGATGATAGAGGCCTTTTCTCAAAGGTTATAAAAGACCTTACATGGTTTGAAACAAAGATTTGAACTGGCCCAGCTTCGGCAAAAAATCCCATCTGCATAAACAGAACTCGTCAATATAATGTAGAGACAAAGCAGAGTTAGACTGCTAGACAAAGCTAAAGAGTAAAATGTAGAGACAAAGGAATTGCATAAACCTTGTTCACCATGGTAACAACAGCTTCTAAGATCTCTCCCTTAAAAGGTCTGAAGACAACACATTGGTACTTAACCGGAAATGTCACAAACCCTGTCCCATCACGAATTATCCCTTTCCCAATGTTTTCAATCCCTGTAACCGCCACCACAAATCCATGTCGACCACTATATAACAGTTGAAAATCCAAAAGTTACATTACTCAAAAAGCCAAAGAGCTTTGCCATGAAATTGGACGAATAAAAGAACCTGCTTATCTAGCAATAGTATTGCATAAAATTGTTTATGAAATATTGTACACTAATAACTGCATATCTTCAGTTTTGTTTAAAATGACCTTAAAAATGAATCACCTGCAAGTGCCTTCGACGTCTTTCATCAGCTTGGAAACAAGATTTTCGCGAAGGTTACGACCAAAGTAGCGAGGGTGCAGTTGCATGTTTCGTTCCAGCACTATGTGGAAAAACATTTTCTTATTTCTCCCTTTTCACCCAATCTAAACAGTTACCCCGGGCACAACAACACAAAAAGTAAGAGTGGATTCAAAAAACACCATAAAAACAGTAAAACCCATATATTAAAACGGAAATCTATGCAGTAGCAAAGCAAGAACTATGAATGGGTGGAGGGTCTAAGGGAGAAAGGAAGGCACAAAATTCAAGGTGAGTGGGTGGAGGGTCAACTAGGGTTCCTTAATTACTGCTTTAATCAAAATCACACAAACCCTAATCTACAAACACAAAATTCAGTAACAAAAATTTCACCTGCGGCGTGGAATGATGGAAGGAGGTGGCAGATTGCGGCAGATGCGGGACGAACAGTGCGACGCCGCGGGCGGTGTCTAAACTTTTTCAGAACAACACACTGTGAAGAAGTGAACGCTCTCTTGTGAGAAGCAAGGAGAGAGAAGAACTAAAGATCTTTTCTATTATTCTGAAAACAAGTTTTTTGTTCACAAATTTTTATATCGCTCATATTTTAATCTCTTCTCTTTCTAAATTTTTTCTATTCTTAcattttatatatatttttagaTTTTGTTTTTGTTGCTAATTTTTTTTCTTTACTATAATATTACACATATTAAGTAATAATTGTTTTCTTAATTACCATCCTATTTTATATGATTTACAAAATGAGAAAATAGGTAATGCACGGACATTGTAATCGTCAATCAATAGCGATCATGCATCCCGTCAAATCAGACagaaaattttaaaatactgATATAACATAGCAAAATGATATATTCTTATTGAATGGCATCAGTGCATCATCATTAAATCCTTacaaaattaatttatatattttaaattttttttttctaaaatcGATGTAGTGTCCATTATTTAACATACTTTTATaaaattttacaaaaaaaattTTTATACATAACACCAAttttaaaagtaaaaaaatatAATGAGATCAAAAGTTTTTGAGTTTGAAATTAAGATATTAGTTTCGTAAATCAAATAGAATAAGAGATTAAAAATATAgttgtttaatttttttttattgtttatttttagattttgtttttgttgttaattttaataattattttcTTAATTATTGTTTTGATACTCTATTTTATATGATTTACAAAATTAGTTTCTAtatattaaatttaaattatttatttaaattattttgttcttttctttttttattaaaattGATGTGGTTTCCGTCCAACATATTTTTATTGAGAAAAAGGATGATGCAGTGACAGTGTAAATTTATTTTACACAGTCAACCAATGACGATCATGCATCTTGTCAAGTCAGactgaaaattttaaaatacttatAAGATATGGCAAAATCATATGCTTTTATTAGATGGCAGTGTAAAACTTTTTTACACTGTTAGAGCATCAccattaaaaaaaatttaaaaaaatttatatgATTATGTGTCACACGTCATTTAAAATAGACATAACACCAattttaaaagtaaaaaaaaaaataataataataataatagagaTCAAAGTTTTTTGAGTTTAAAATTAgaaaattaattttgaaaatcaaatAAAATTGGAGATCAAAATTATAGTTATGtctaattttttaaaattataaaattttatATATGTACATATTCTTTTTCCACATTGTCTTTTACTTTGTTAAACACTAAATAGTTCATACTTTCCATTGATTTGTCTTATGTGAGTTGTGTATATCTTTTTCCTTGTGATCATCCCCTTGTATACTAACTCAAACTCGTCATGTACCTTCAGCTCATCATAGGCTATTCAATGTGTTTTTCCCGATTCATGTGGTCTCTTAATGGTGATTCGTAATCAAACTTGATTGCCAAATCTCAACCCATAATGTTATTTGTCAGAGATAAACGTGTTATTCGTCGTATATTAATCAAATATTGTTTCTATAATTAGTCTTAGGTCAGTATGATCAACTTGGCCCATTTGTTGCCTCTATTGGAGCCTGTTTTGCTAGACGGGTTATCCATCAGGGTGGGCTCTATTGGGTCTAGGCTAGACGTCATGTCAATCGATGTGACCCAGCCCGAGAAATAATACATGTActtaaccccccccccccccctcaaaCATGAGTCGTGTATGGCAAAATGCTTTCCTGTGACCTATTAAGAAACAGGACGTATACACAATTTTTCAAGCATGAGTTGCATATGAGCAAAATGCTTCCCTAAGAACGGTTAATGATCGTCTGACGCAACTCCCAAACAATCCTTTTCGTGCGAGCTTACTCTAACTTTTCCAAGTATGGCGACCTTTTATTATGATCGCCTAATGTATGTTTGTTATCATATTGTTCCACTTACACTAGCTATGATGATTACCAAACATCTTGGAAATAAGAGTAACTCATGACCTATCCCTACCTCCTGCAACCCTAAGAAGATAGCTTTAAATGCACTCGTCATTTTTTCTGCCACTCAAACCTATAAATAGACTTCGTTGTCTCTCAACTCTATCATCTTTTCGCTTCACCCCACAAACTTGTAACAAGCGTCTCTGCATTTTTCTTCCTTCCATGTCTTGAATCTTTAACAAATGCTCAAAACACCAGATAATATTATTTTTCCTCTAtgttttttctttcttctttcaTGTTGTTTATTCGATACTACTAATAATCTAGGATGGCCACAGAGCCCTAAAACAATGTTGAGATGTGTTAGTTATGACTCAATGCACGATAAGCTCGAAATGGGATACGGGGCGAGTAGAAATGGAGATCTTTGGTAGATACGAGAGTGCATCTAGTGGTAGTTCAGGGGAGCTAATCACCTAATGATAGTAACACTAACTTAATGTCCTCTTCCTTAGGCCGACTAGATCTGACATGGTTTTCTCAACCTCTAATCAAAGTTCCTTTTGTGAAGCAGCTATGAACATTGACTCCATATGTCATGAAGACGATTTGATTCATATTTCTGGTTAGATCTGGAGTTGTCCACCATTGGGAATAGGGTTTATGACCCAACAAAACTTAGCAAGACggatagagagagagagagagagggagagagagagagagagatggtCGACCTATTAGAGGGGTTTGATATTATAGGGTAAAAAAGTTGCTTATACTTGAGGTAGATCATCTGACGCTGATAAGTTTTATGCATAAGATGCTTTCATAATTCCATGGACTCACGCACATACTCTAATTTATTATAACcctttgtttttgttttttttattgaGATGATGGCCCATCTTGCATTAGCAGAAAGGAAAGCGGTGATGGCGAAGGCTAAAGCCCATTGAGGCTAGGTGGAACTTGTTAAGCAAAGTGACCCCTCCGGCTTCCAAGCTCGGACAATTAAGAAAATAAAGGATTCCACAAAAGGGACATCATCAAATTCGTTCCTTTGACTATTGGCATTCCTCCCCCCCCCCCCTAAAACATGAAGTCGGTCCTAGAAAAAAGAGACTTATGGATGATCCTCGCAAAGGGATAATAGATTTGGACGTC from Lathyrus oleraceus cultivar Zhongwan6 chromosome 7, CAAS_Psat_ZW6_1.0, whole genome shotgun sequence encodes the following:
- the LOC127105844 gene encoding DNA-directed RNA polymerase II subunit RPB7, which codes for MFFHIVLERNMQLHPRYFGRNLRENLVSKLMKDVEGTCSGRHGFVVAVTGIENIGKGIIRDGTGFVTFPVKYQCVVFRPFKGEILEAVVTMVNKMGFFAEAGPVQIFVSNHLIPDDMEFQSGDMPNYTTSDGSVKIQKDSEVRLKIIGTRVDATEIFCIGTIKDDFLGVINDPTTV